The proteins below come from a single Crossiella sp. CA-258035 genomic window:
- a CDS encoding extracellular solute-binding protein, giving the protein MFRRVRIVALSALLLVAAGCGGSGDSDANTLEVWHYEAPNSAMGIAWQQAIKEFEASHPGVQVRFQEKGFEQIQKTAPMVLNSREAPDVLEYNKGNATTGLLSRQGLLTDLSEEAGKRGWDKLLAPGLQTTAKYDERGVMGSGKWFGVPNYAEYVTVYYNQDAFRQRGIAVPTTLAELTAAMDTFVAAGVTPLAVGGAEYPAQHILYQLALSKADRGWVDRFQRYTGPVDFHDAAWSHAAETFAEWVRKGYLKGTAAGVKAEDMGAAFTRGEHPIMISGSWWHGRLAKEITGFQWSTFRWPGNKLSAGSAGNHWVVPQGSKNKQLAYDFIDITMRKGIQNKLAESGAIAVAADPAPATDARTKVLNEDFAALVQGDGLAFYPDWPAPGYYDAMVSGTQKLITGAAPPHQVLTELAKPYQENLATVGR; this is encoded by the coding sequence ATGTTCCGGCGAGTGCGGATCGTGGCGCTGAGCGCCTTGCTGTTGGTGGCCGCCGGCTGTGGTGGCTCCGGGGACTCGGATGCGAACACCCTGGAGGTCTGGCACTACGAGGCGCCCAACAGCGCCATGGGCATCGCCTGGCAGCAGGCGATCAAGGAGTTCGAGGCCAGTCATCCCGGGGTGCAGGTCCGCTTCCAGGAGAAGGGTTTCGAGCAGATCCAGAAGACCGCGCCGATGGTGCTCAACTCCCGTGAGGCGCCGGATGTGCTGGAGTACAACAAGGGCAACGCCACCACGGGCCTGCTCTCCCGGCAGGGCCTGCTGACCGACCTCAGCGAGGAAGCCGGGAAACGCGGCTGGGACAAGCTGCTCGCCCCCGGCCTGCAGACCACCGCGAAGTACGACGAGCGCGGCGTGATGGGCTCCGGCAAGTGGTTCGGCGTGCCGAACTACGCCGAGTACGTCACCGTCTACTACAACCAGGACGCCTTCCGGCAGCGCGGGATCGCGGTGCCGACCACCCTGGCCGAACTCACCGCGGCGATGGACACCTTCGTCGCCGCGGGGGTGACCCCGCTGGCGGTGGGCGGCGCGGAGTACCCGGCCCAGCACATCCTCTACCAGCTCGCGCTGAGCAAGGCCGACCGCGGCTGGGTGGACCGCTTCCAGCGCTACACCGGCCCGGTCGACTTCCACGACGCCGCCTGGAGCCACGCCGCGGAGACCTTCGCCGAGTGGGTGCGCAAGGGATACCTCAAGGGCACCGCGGCCGGGGTCAAGGCCGAGGACATGGGCGCGGCCTTCACCCGCGGCGAGCACCCGATCATGATCTCCGGCAGCTGGTGGCACGGCAGGCTGGCCAAGGAGATCACCGGCTTCCAGTGGAGCACCTTCCGCTGGCCCGGCAACAAGCTCAGCGCCGGCTCGGCAGGCAACCACTGGGTGGTGCCGCAGGGCTCGAAGAACAAGCAGTTGGCCTACGACTTCATCGACATCACCATGCGCAAGGGCATCCAGAACAAGCTCGCCGAGTCGGGCGCCATCGCGGTGGCCGCCGACCCCGCGCCTGCCACCGACGCGCGCACCAAGGTGCTCAACGAGGACTTCGCCGCGCTGGTGCAGGGAGACGGGCTCGCCTTCTACCCCGACTGGCCCGCGCCCGGCTACTACGACGCCATGGTCTCCGGCACCCAGAAGCTGATCACCGGGGCCGCGCCGCCGCACCAGGTGCTGACCGAGCTGGCCAAGCCGTACCAGGAAAACCTGGCCACGGTCGGCAGATGA
- a CDS encoding sugar ABC transporter permease yields the protein MRTRAYWLYLIPGALLFLAVILVPLVMNLGLSLTRWSGVGDPQWTGLDNYQRLFADSTFWASFRHNIGLVLAMAVLPTLLGLVLAATLFDIVGKRFGPRTASVIRACLYLPQVLPIAVAGIVWSWILASENGALNEVLAGLGLGGLAQDWLGNPDLALYSVMGVLVWVQLGYPVVIFMSGLQRVDPALYEAADLDGASWWRRFWHITVPHIRPESYVVLLTCTIAALKVFGPIYVLTRGGPGGATTVPAYFSFQNFFERTQVGYGAAIATVLLVLILALTAVFVRVQHRGERVGASA from the coding sequence ATGAGGACCCGCGCCTACTGGCTCTACCTGATCCCCGGCGCCCTGCTGTTCCTGGCGGTGATCCTGGTGCCGCTGGTGATGAACCTGGGCCTGAGCCTCACCCGCTGGTCGGGCGTCGGCGATCCACAGTGGACCGGACTCGACAACTACCAGAGGTTGTTCGCCGACAGCACGTTCTGGGCCTCCTTCCGGCACAACATCGGCCTGGTGCTGGCCATGGCGGTGCTGCCCACCCTGCTCGGCCTGGTGCTGGCGGCCACCCTGTTCGACATCGTGGGCAAGCGGTTCGGCCCGCGCACCGCGAGCGTCATCCGCGCCTGCCTCTACCTGCCGCAGGTGCTGCCGATCGCGGTGGCCGGCATCGTCTGGAGCTGGATCCTGGCCTCGGAGAACGGCGCGCTCAACGAGGTCCTGGCCGGCCTCGGCCTGGGCGGGCTGGCCCAGGACTGGCTGGGCAACCCGGATCTGGCGCTCTACAGCGTGATGGGCGTGCTGGTGTGGGTGCAGCTGGGCTATCCGGTGGTGATCTTCATGTCCGGGTTGCAGCGGGTGGATCCCGCGCTGTACGAGGCCGCCGACCTCGACGGCGCGTCCTGGTGGCGGCGGTTCTGGCACATCACCGTGCCGCACATCCGGCCGGAGAGCTACGTGGTCCTGTTGACCTGCACCATCGCCGCGCTCAAGGTCTTCGGCCCGATCTACGTGCTCACCAGGGGCGGCCCCGGCGGGGCGACCACGGTGCCCGCCTACTTCAGCTTCCAGAACTTCTTCGAGCGCACCCAGGTCGGCTACGGCGCGGCCATCGCCACCGTGCTGCTGGTGCTCATCCTGGCGCTGACCGCGGTCTTCGTCCGGGTGCAGCACCGTGGCGAGCGGGTGGGGGCGAGCGCATGA
- a CDS encoding carbohydrate ABC transporter permease, with the protein MTRRRIGWPATAVLLSLLVLAVAMLAPFVIVALNAVKTPAEYAADGPLSLPDGLHLAGIIDFWQRVDFGGKLLNSFLISGAVAVLAVLVSVCNAYALGIGRVRGRVWIVVLFLIANTMPQEALVYPLYYLFKEVGLYDTQLGVIIVFTVVQAAFGTYLLSSILGEFPREILEAARIDGANSWQVLIRVVVPVSRPTLGVLFVFFFIWTWNEFFLPLVLLVSNETQTVPVALGVLQGQRMMDATTTSASALLGLIPAVAFFLIFQRTLTRGLTAGMGR; encoded by the coding sequence ATGACCCGGCGCAGGATCGGCTGGCCCGCCACCGCGGTGCTGCTCTCCCTGCTCGTGCTGGCGGTGGCCATGCTGGCGCCGTTCGTGATCGTGGCGCTCAACGCGGTCAAGACGCCCGCGGAGTACGCCGCCGACGGCCCGCTGAGCCTGCCTGACGGGCTGCACCTGGCCGGGATCATCGACTTCTGGCAGCGGGTGGACTTCGGCGGCAAGCTGCTCAACAGCTTCCTGATCAGCGGCGCGGTCGCGGTGCTGGCCGTGCTGGTCTCGGTGTGCAACGCCTACGCGCTGGGCATCGGCCGGGTGCGCGGGCGGGTGTGGATCGTGGTGCTGTTCCTGATCGCCAACACCATGCCGCAGGAGGCGCTGGTCTACCCGCTGTACTACCTGTTCAAGGAAGTCGGCCTGTACGACACCCAGCTCGGCGTGATCATCGTCTTCACCGTGGTCCAGGCGGCCTTCGGCACCTACCTGCTGTCCTCGATCCTCGGGGAGTTCCCGCGGGAGATCCTGGAGGCGGCCCGGATCGACGGCGCGAACTCCTGGCAGGTGCTGATCAGGGTGGTGGTGCCGGTCAGCAGGCCGACGCTGGGCGTGCTGTTCGTGTTCTTCTTCATCTGGACCTGGAACGAGTTCTTCCTGCCGCTGGTGCTGCTGGTGTCCAACGAGACCCAGACCGTGCCGGTGGCACTCGGTGTGCTGCAAGGGCAACGCATGATGGACGCGACCACCACCAGCGCCTCCGCGCTGCTGGGCCTCATCCCGGCGGTGGCGTTCTTCCTCATCTTCCAACGGACCCTGACCAGGGGACTGACCGCGGGAATGGGCCGATGA
- the yicI gene encoding alpha-xylosidase: MKFSDGYWLLREGVRAEHPVQAHDVTPGPGSLTVHAPTRRVRHRGDLLKGPVVTVGLTAPMPGVIGVTITHFAGEQPRKPRFELAVAERSAGTDDWDSVSIVDDEAVLSSGELSVRVARGRPWSLDFIADGRVLTSSGDNGMGFMTTGDGGHHVREQLRLAVGELVYGLGERFGPLVKNGQVVDIWNADGGTASEQAYKNMPFYLSSAGYGVLVDHPGLVSFEVGSEAVSKVQFSVEGQSLRYFLIHGPAPKDVLRRYTALTGRPALPPAWSFGLWLSTSFTTSYDEQTVTGFLDGMRERDIPLSVVHFDCFWMRELHWCDFQWDPRTFPDPEGMLARLKARGLKVCVWINPYIAQRSALFAEGQAKGYLLRRPNGDVWQWDLWQPGMALVDFTNPAARRWYAEKLGALLDQGVDCFKTDFGERVPTDVVYYDRADPERMHNYYTYLYNRTVFDLLRERRGEGEAVVFARSATVGCQQFPVHWGGDCESTFEAMAESLRGGLSLGLSGFGFWSHDIGGFEGTPDPALFKRWIAFGLLSSHSRLHGSSSYRVPWLFDEESTPVLRFFTRLKARLMPYLFAAAVQAHTEGVPVLRAMALEFPEDPACAHLERQYLLGEDLLVAPVFSADGEVSYYLPEGTWTDVLTGEAVPGGRWLRRRYDFQSLPLLARPGSVIPFGAVDDRPDYDYAEGVTLHVHQLADGTRVRTRVPEVSGATAVVFDTARMGRTVMVQADREVTGWRVLLVGIGSVRSVDGGRSSAHPHGTLIEADSSVVTVVQGSDDDQDH; this comes from the coding sequence ATGAAGTTCAGCGACGGCTACTGGCTGCTGCGCGAGGGCGTGCGCGCCGAGCACCCGGTGCAGGCCCACGACGTGACGCCGGGACCCGGCTCGCTCACCGTGCACGCGCCCACCAGGCGGGTGCGCCACCGCGGCGACCTGTTGAAGGGCCCGGTGGTCACCGTCGGCCTGACCGCGCCGATGCCGGGGGTCATCGGCGTCACCATCACCCACTTCGCCGGGGAGCAGCCCAGGAAGCCCAGGTTCGAGCTGGCCGTGGCCGAGCGCTCGGCCGGCACGGACGACTGGGACTCGGTGTCCATTGTGGACGATGAGGCGGTGCTCAGCTCCGGCGAGCTGTCGGTGCGGGTGGCCCGCGGCAGGCCGTGGTCGCTGGACTTCATCGCCGACGGCAGGGTGCTGACCTCCAGCGGCGACAACGGCATGGGGTTCATGACCACCGGCGACGGCGGGCACCACGTGCGCGAGCAGCTGCGGCTGGCGGTGGGCGAGCTGGTCTACGGGCTGGGGGAGCGGTTCGGGCCGCTGGTGAAGAACGGCCAGGTGGTCGACATCTGGAACGCCGACGGCGGCACCGCCAGCGAGCAGGCCTACAAGAACATGCCGTTCTACCTGAGCAGCGCGGGCTACGGCGTGCTGGTCGACCACCCGGGGCTGGTCTCCTTCGAGGTGGGCTCGGAGGCGGTGTCCAAGGTGCAGTTCAGCGTCGAAGGCCAGTCGCTGCGCTACTTCCTCATCCACGGTCCTGCGCCCAAGGACGTGCTGCGCCGCTACACCGCGCTGACCGGGCGGCCCGCGCTGCCACCGGCCTGGTCCTTCGGGCTGTGGCTGTCCACCTCCTTCACCACCTCCTACGACGAGCAGACCGTCACCGGTTTCCTGGACGGCATGCGCGAGCGGGACATCCCGCTGAGCGTGGTGCACTTCGACTGCTTCTGGATGCGCGAGCTGCACTGGTGCGACTTCCAGTGGGACCCGCGCACCTTCCCCGATCCCGAGGGCATGCTGGCCAGGCTCAAGGCCCGCGGGCTCAAGGTGTGCGTGTGGATCAACCCCTACATCGCCCAGCGCTCGGCGCTCTTCGCCGAGGGCCAGGCCAAGGGCTACCTGCTGCGCAGGCCCAACGGCGATGTCTGGCAGTGGGACCTGTGGCAGCCGGGCATGGCGCTGGTGGACTTCACCAACCCGGCCGCCCGCCGCTGGTACGCCGAGAAGCTGGGCGCGCTGCTGGACCAGGGCGTGGACTGCTTCAAGACCGACTTCGGCGAACGGGTGCCCACCGACGTGGTCTACTACGACCGCGCCGACCCCGAGCGGATGCACAACTACTACACCTACCTCTACAACCGCACCGTCTTCGACCTGCTGCGCGAACGGCGCGGCGAGGGCGAGGCGGTGGTCTTCGCCCGCTCGGCAACCGTTGGCTGCCAACAGTTCCCGGTGCACTGGGGCGGGGACTGCGAGTCCACCTTCGAGGCGATGGCGGAGAGCCTGCGCGGCGGGCTGTCCCTCGGCCTGTCCGGCTTCGGCTTCTGGAGCCACGACATCGGCGGCTTCGAGGGCACCCCGGACCCGGCGCTGTTCAAGCGCTGGATCGCCTTCGGCCTGCTGTCCTCGCACAGCCGCCTGCACGGCAGCTCCTCCTACCGGGTGCCCTGGCTCTTCGACGAGGAGTCCACCCCGGTGCTGCGGTTCTTCACCCGGCTCAAGGCCCGGCTGATGCCGTACCTGTTCGCCGCGGCGGTGCAGGCGCACACCGAGGGCGTGCCGGTGCTGCGGGCGATGGCGCTGGAGTTCCCCGAGGACCCGGCCTGCGCGCACCTGGAGCGGCAGTACCTGCTCGGCGAGGACCTGTTGGTGGCACCGGTGTTCAGCGCCGATGGCGAGGTCTCCTACTACCTGCCCGAGGGCACCTGGACCGATGTGCTGACCGGCGAGGCGGTGCCGGGCGGGCGGTGGCTGCGGCGGCGCTACGACTTCCAGTCCCTGCCGCTGCTGGCCAGGCCCGGCTCGGTGATCCCGTTCGGCGCGGTGGATGACCGGCCGGACTACGACTACGCCGAGGGCGTGACCCTGCACGTGCACCAGCTCGCCGACGGGACGCGGGTACGCACCAGGGTGCCGGAGGTCTCCGGCGCGACCGCGGTGGTCTTCGACACCGCGCGGATGGGGCGCACGGTCATGG